Proteins encoded in a region of the Megalops cyprinoides isolate fMegCyp1 chromosome 3, fMegCyp1.pri, whole genome shotgun sequence genome:
- the LOC118774402 gene encoding uncharacterized protein LOC118774402, translated as MSDKPKVYQGVRVKATVRELLQKRRALQAMKTATTNQCLSSQEPCYAPLPDVWSGNSITVNSVQPQYFNVCNDQMQTCEFNDQALIDMILQAEDFTNSNFPPASQSLPWSHEQFPSYTENNCQNWAPSSGSESLNLPSPDENTYSPPQCYASFPSSLCYSDPTQMDSPAVLQFEPLGEFSGERKESRLHNVQHVRLVAQLNR; from the exons ATGTCTG ATAAACCAAAGGTATACCAAGGTGTCCGCGTGAAGGCCACAGTCAGGGAGCTGCTGCAAAAGAGAAGGGCACTTCAGGCAATGAAAACTGCAACG ACAAACCAATGCTTGTCTAGCCAGGAACCGTGTTATGCTCCCCTTCCAG ATGTGTGGTCAGGAAACTCGATCACAGTGAACAGCGTCCAGCCGCAGTACTTCAACGTCTGTAATGACCAGATGCAGACCTGCGAGTTTAATGATCAAGCATTAATTGACATGATACTCCAGGCAGAAGATTTCACCAATAGCAACTTTCCCCCTGCTTCCCAATCGCTGCCGTGGTCACATGAACAGTTCCCATCATACACCGAAAACAACTGCCAAAACTGG gCTCCCTCCTCTGGTTCAGAATCACTGAATCTGCCCAGTCCGGATGAGAACACTTACTCGCCACCTCAGTGTTACGCCTCCTTTCCCTCGTCATTGTGCTACAGCGACCCCACGCAGATGGAC TCTCCAGCAGTGCTACAGTTCGAACCATTGGGCGAGTTCTCTGGAGAGCGAAAAGAGTCTCGACTACACAACGTGCAGCACGTCAGACTGGTGGCACAACTCAACCGTTGA
- the c3h11orf53 gene encoding uncharacterized protein C11orf53 homolog: MCCVLTVSGLLADVYSKRVYQGVRVKHTVKDLLAEKRSRQTNGSRYNGGTSPPQSAFVQMPGSHMLPGYYGMRRPFISDTELCHSTKPFSPEGYTPTLGSKPLSCDPTAMTGYPSFMDGYYPESLGDYRSSAFSTGGNSLFPPAALPSLLPTFSGDSSHFFLRDSWEQNTTDAVNQTEVLCSDGLATAPAPPPAPPSLTSPETTSPNHYRTSGRGSGLSTSQSYPLHSLDDAHYPTSYPPTPSYLACPSYMTTPNELASKMTPLPSEDSNTAPSSSDTLSWAKDDGSGSWSPYEVRRAY, encoded by the exons CGGTTTACTTGCAGATGTGTACTCCAAAAGAGTCTACCAGGGAGTCCGAGTGAAACATACAGTGAAAGACCTCCTGGCTGAGAAGAGATCAAGACAGACAAATGGATCCAGATACAAT ggAGGAACGAGTCCTCCTCAGTCGGCCTTCGTCCAAATGCCAG GATCCCACATGCTTCCTGGTTACTATGGCATGAGAAGGCCATTTATCTCCGACACCGAGCTCTGCCACAGCACAAAGCCATTCTCGCCGGAGGGCTACACCCCAACCCTTGGATCCAAGCCCCTTTCCTGTGACCCCACTGCCATGACAGGATACCCTTCCTTCATGGACGGGTACTACCCCGAGTCCCTGGGAGACTACCGGAGCTCTGCCTTCTCCACTGGGGGGAACTCTCTCTTCCCCCCGGCAGCGCTGCCCTCCCTCCTACCCACCTTCTCTGGGGACTCCTCCCACTTCTTCCTG AGAGACTCCTGGGAGCAGAACACCACAGACGCTGTGAATCAGACTGAGGTCCTGTGCTCTGACGGGCTGGCCACGGCGCCGGCCCCACCTCCAGCCCCACCTTCCCTGACCAGCCCAGAGACCACAAGTCCCAACCACTACCGGACCTCCGGCCGCGGCTCGGGGCTTTCCACCTCGCAGTCCTACCCGCTGCACTCTCTGGACGATGCGCACTACCCCACCTCCTACCCTCCTACCCCCAGCTACTTGGCCTGCCCTTCCTACATGACTACCCCCAATGAGCTGGCATCCAAAATGACCCCGCTACCCTCGGAGGACTCCAACACAGCCCCGTCCTCTAGCGACACCCTCTCCTGGGCCAAAGATGATGGCAGCGGCTCCTGGTCTCCATATGAGGTCCGGAGAGCGTACTGA